In Peromyscus leucopus breed LL Stock chromosome 16_21, UCI_PerLeu_2.1, whole genome shotgun sequence, a single genomic region encodes these proteins:
- the Vpreb3 gene encoding pre-B lymphocyte protein 3, with protein sequence MACPGCLPLLLTGAFLAVFRPTLTHPDALLVFPGQVAQLGCTINSQHATIGDFGVSWYQQRPGSAPHLLYYCSEEEHYRPDDIPDRFSATTDVAHNVCVLTISPVQPEDDADYFCSIAYNFDP encoded by the exons ATGGCCTGCCCTGgttgcctgcctctcctcctgacTGGAGCCTTCTTGGCAG TCTTCCGGCCAACCCTGACCCATCCTGACGCACTGCTGGTCTTCCCGGGCCAAGTGGCTCAACTCGGCTGCACaatcaattcccagcatgccacCATTGGGGACTTTGGTGTGTCCTGGTATCAGCAGCGCCCAGGCAGCGCTCCCCATCTTCTCTACTACTGCTCAGAAGAGGAGCACTATCGGCCTGATGACATTCCGGACAGGTTCTCAGCTACCACGGACGTGGCCCACAATGTCTGTGTGCTCACCATCAGCCCTGTGCAGCCGGAGGACGATGCGGACTACTTTTGTTCCATTGCCTATAACTTCGATCCTTAG
- the C16_21H22orf15 gene encoding uncharacterized protein C22orf15 homolog has product MGLTRAPPAGPPYSHCHGDHRELKELRTPRKQHKKKEASGLELAERVGEQGPDPSQEPRPPTQHSSGAQFPAMFITVMFGGMGEKMLLVGGGSDVLLNYAPLLAGCQVLVNTWCSLVTFITHLKQKVQVPPEVTIALLAEDGHLVRLEEGITQAPSMACSLLQEQGTYVLVQITGGRDGTPAHYESLLDNLDDHCPELAEELCWLSGFPATSNSQRRRPGIRRGHREQGPPSRSRKVVSLPSRNR; this is encoded by the exons ATGGGCCTGACCAGAGCTCCACCTGCAGGCCCGCCCTA CTCCCACTGCCATGGAGACCATCGGGAGCTGAAGGAGCTGCGGACACCCAGAAAGCAGCACAAGAAAAAGGAGGCCAGTGGTCTTGAACTAGCTGAGCGAGTGGGTGAGCAGGGGCCAGACCCGAGCCAGGAGCCACGCCCACCTACTCAGCATTCCTCAGGCGCACAGTTCCCAG cCATGTTTATCACTGTGATGTTTGGAG GTATGGGAGAGAAAATGCTCCTAGTTGGGGGAGGCAGTGATGTCCTACTCAACTACGCCCCTCTCTTAGCTGGTTGTCAGGTGCTGGTGAACACCTGGTGTAGCCTGGTGACCTTCATTACACATCTGAAACAGAAAGTTCAGGTCCCCCCAGAAG TAACCATTGCTCTTCTGGCTGAAGACGGGCATCTGGTGAGGCTGGAAGAGGGGATCACCCAGgccccctccatggcctgttCCCTGCTACAGGAGCAAGGGACCTATGTCCTGGTACAGATCACTG gagggagagatgggactCCCGCCCACTATGAGTCCCTACTGGACAACCTAGATGACCACTGTCCAGAGTTAGCAG AGGAGCTGTGCTGGCTCTCCGGCTTTCCAGCTACAAGCAACAGTCAGAGAAGACGCCCCGGCATTCGGCGCGGCCACCGGGAACAAGGCCCCCCTTCAAGGTCTCGAAAGGTGGTCTCCCTACCATCCAGAAACCGCTAG